A window of the Tachysurus fulvidraco isolate hzauxx_2018 chromosome 6, HZAU_PFXX_2.0, whole genome shotgun sequence genome harbors these coding sequences:
- the parp4 gene encoding protein mono-ADP-ribosyltransferase PARP4 isoform X8: MSDRMAIFNDCSVVLDLKNVPFKEKKKLMTAIVDNGGNISYVVNQKCTFMVASSLENISSSRLRSVQKHQTPVVAQQYVWSCLEKGLLLPVQEHVLKPQSSGITPEQAGLKSIYQPWIETRSIFEKPKTQVKDGTYLSQFRLHKENDRDIPEFPSDFHVAKYSILFKLNTWSVLELQSAKSQAGQQYRVVKSIMHEIEKSVVWDKPVHSCSSEDAVDAYLTLNKELQVQGFTQTQTLPPWAENLTSHSLQQLLLEERLNCSTVSQEVGGFVELIWTETLGSLSSILTVPVTSISLNDVSRVEGLLLQVQKTQCEDEVNGLLEEVNTLLPLRIIVQGSKNKLVSKKLDVCQLIRDILNMMEVTLGNPYLSSLGKYRSLRCSIEQVPSQSPEFLSVCQLLQDRPAEIQQILRVSRGAELHMFRNELGNIKSLLHSTASNSLVGILSRGLLLPRVGVEQHGIERTDIGNLGSGIYFSDSLNTSVRYSKPSVTDGSRLLLVCEVALGQCKDLHKRDFTLTSAPEGYNSVHGVRRKQKTHSDFEDDEYVVYNTDQIRLKYVVRYVLPEDEVKDFQPDVDMTLAPLPLASSSHFLNTDDGEGLGVIKNSLEGVTAGLLDSNGQTLPLQAVHVRCKLMDLLSQVVIFQTYKNNSNVPIEAKYVFPLEETAAVCGFEAFINGRHVIGKVKEKEQARKEYKQAIEKGHGAYLMDQDAPDVFTISVGNLPPGATVLIKVTFITELVVRAGTIVFSLPGSVAPWQQSSAMNQRTQTTVEKICVNELPPKGEFSLSMSIEMPYEIMNLESSHRIKIKRTDCKAVVSTLPEQTLSTDGFRLSFTLLQIHMPRMWVEKHPEKDTEACMLVFYPHFESSGLSVSGVSDVIIVLDTSESMRGDAMQNARRIALKVLNSLDRSLRVNVISFGSDYKEAFPSPNLLEDVFEEAKNFIMSSTAVGGSTELWRPLRTLNLLPPSRGVRNVLLISDGHVQNQPQTLQLVRDNVRHTRLFTCGLNLTANRYMLRALAQAGGGTYEFFDTKTKYNWAEKVNSQVRCMVSPGCSSVAVKWRQFNPTAPSPVQAPSQLHALFSERHTLVYGFVPHCTQATLFGDLSGQEIETMVSTTELQKTKGTFLHKLTARAIIRDYEDGSLGTSEAEHEGKKAELKSYIIELSKEFSILSQFTSFVAVEERDKEKPDSGFTDVPTIIAEEDVDILPYMGWREHRQRIPATKTKNKKRLRYLRNKRSQESESPDIIDSSELSVGFCKPSVQRSQESESPDIIDSSELSVGFCKPSVQRKQNLHLVKIHQSDEVQSTLRLDGKLRHRSRLNLLNRRYNRIFDGINWDELFNLQHKDGYWECSGTLSRFLGLDMDFLTNVFLKEKGICSLGEKAHAVILKMVATLLVLQLIRVKKMADGELLQSLFRLADHPEPRPACWAALKKAVEWVCWAERQYPCVYSRLEFGWDWESSTRQLLGLDPLPPFSPLIPVLQRSTHLKVM; this comes from the exons GGTTGAAGTCCATCTATCAGCCTTGGATTGAAACCAGGAGTATTTTTGAGAAACCCAAAACTCAGGTGAAGGATGGCACGTACCTGAGTCAGTTCAG ATTACACAAGGAAAATGATCGTGATATTCCAGAATTTCCTTCAGATTTCCACGTTGCCAAGTACTCCATTTTGTTCAAG CTCAACACATGGTCAGTTCTGGAGCTTCAGAGTGCCAAAAGCCAAGCAGGACAGCAATATCGTGTTGTGAAGTCCATCATGCACGAGATAGAG AAGAGTGTGGTGTGGGATAAGCCGGTGCACAGCTGTAGCTCTGAGGATGCTGTGGATGCGTATCTGACGCTGAACAAGGAGCTGCAGGTCCAAGGCTtcactcagacacaaacacttcCCCCATGGGCTGAAAATCTGACCTCTCACAGCCTCCAGCAG CTTCTGTTGGAGGAAAGGCTTAACTGCAGCACAGTCTCACAGGAAGTAGGCGGCTTTGTGGAACTCATCTGGACAGAAACCCTCGGTTCACTTAGCAGTATCCTGACTGTCCCTGTTACCAGCATCAGTCTCAATGAT GTGAGCAGGGTGGAAGGATTACTGCTGCAGGTACAGAAAACACAGTGTGAGGATGAAGTCAATGGTCTTCTGGAGGAAGTCAACACGCTGCTCCCTCTTAGGATAATAGTGCAAGGCTCAAAAAACAAGCTGGTGTCAAAAAAACTAGACGTCTGTCAG CTTATCAGAGATATTCTGAACATGATGGAGGTGACATTGGGAAACCCCTATCTATCCTCTCTGGGGAAATATCGTTCTCTGAGGTGCAGTATTGAGCAGGTGCCATCTCAAAGCCCAgagtttctgtctgtctgccagctTCTGCAGGACAG GCCAGCTGAGATTCAGCAGATACTGCGTGTGAGTAGAGGAGCAGAGCTTCATATGTTTAGAAATGAACTCGGCAACATTAAGTCTCTCCTTCATTCCACTGCTTCCAACAGCCTGGTAGGAATCCTGTCTCG AGGTCTGTTGCTGCCCAGGGTTGGAGTAGAGCAGCATGGGATTGAAAGAACAGATATTGGGAATCTAGGAAGTGGCATCTACTTCAGTGACTCATTAAA CACCTCAGTCAGGTATTCCAAACCCAGTGTGACGGATGGTTCTCGACTCCTGCTGGTGTGTGAGGTGGCTCTGGGTCAATGTAAAGACCTGCACAAAAGGGATTTCACTTTGACCTCTGCCCCTGAAGGCTACAACAGCGTGCACGGAGTTCGCCGTAAACAAAAGACACACTCTGATTTTGAG GATGATGAATATGTGGTGTATAACACAGACCAGATCAGGCTGAAATATGTAGTACGGTATGTTCTACCTGAAGATGAAGTGAAGGACTTTCAGCCTGATGTTGACATGACTCTAGCACCTCTACCTTTGGCTTCATCCTCACACTTCT TGAACACTGATGATGGTGAGGGTTTAGGAGTGATTAAGAACTCTCTGGAGGGGGTCACCGCTGGGTTATTGGACAGTAACGGTCAGACGCTCCCCCTGCAGGCAGTACATGTGAGATGTAAGCTAATGGACCTTCTCTCTCAG GTTGTCATTTTCCAgacatataaaaataacagcaaTGTTCCTATAGAGGCAAAGTATGTCTTCCCTCTAGAAGAGACCGCTGCAGTGTGTGGATTTGAAGCCTTCATTAATGGAAGGCATGTTATTGGAAAG GTGAAGGAGAAGGAGCAGGCACGTAAAGAATACAAGCAGGCTATAGAGAAAGGCCATGGAGCCTACCTGATGGACCAGGATGCACCT GATGTGTTCACCATCAGTGTGGGAAACTTGCCCCCTGGAGCCACAGTGCTGATCAAAGTGACCTTCATCACTGAGCTGGTTGTGAGAGCAGGCACCATCGTCTTCTCCCTGCCAGGCAGTGTAGCTCCATGGCAGCAAAGCTCAGCAATGAACCAGAGAACTCAG ACGACCGTTGAAAAGATCTGTGTGAACGAGCTTCCGCCAAAAGG AGAGTTCTCTCTGTCCATGTCTATCGAGATGCCCTATGAGATCATGAACCTAGAGTCGTCTCATCGAATCAAAATAAAG AGGACGGATTGTAAGGCCGTAGTGAGCACATTACCAGAACAGACACTCAGCACCGATGGATTCCGGCTCAGCTTTACGCTGTTACAGATCCATATGCCCAGAATGTGGGTGGAGAAACATCCAGAGAAGGACACTGAG GCCTGCATGTTGGTGTTTTATCCACACTTTGAGTCCAGTGGATTGTCTGTGTCTGGCGTGAGTGATGTGATCATTGTACTGGATACGTCAGAGTCCATGCGAGGAGATGCCATGCAGAACGCACGCAGGATTGCTCTGAAGGTGCTCAACTCACTGGACCGTTCATTAAGAGTCAATGTCATCTCATTTGGTTCTG ATTACAAGGAGGCTTTCCCTTCACCGAATTTGCTAGAGGACGTATTTGAAGAAGCCAAGAATTTCATTATG TCCTCGACTGCTGTTGGTGGCAGCACTGAGCTGTGGAGACCCCTGCGCACCCTGAATCTGCTGCCTCCTTCACGTGGTGTGAGAAACGTGTTGCTTATCTCTGATGGACATGTGCAGAACCAGCCTCAAACCCTGCAGCTGGTGCGAGACAACGTCCGACACACACGTCTCTTCACCTGCGGCCTCAA CCTGACAGCTAATCGTTACATGCTGAGAGCTCTGGCTCAGGCAGGTGGAGGAACTTATGAGTTTTTTGACACCAAGACAAAGTACAACTGGGCTGAAAAG GTGAATTCTCAGGTGAGGTGCATGGTATCACCAGGCTGTAGCTCTGTGGCAGTTAAGTGGCGGCAGTTCAACCCTACAGCTCCCTCTCCTGTTCAGGCTCCCTCACAGCTCCATGCTCTCTTCAGTGAACGTCACACTTTGGTCTATGGCTTTGTCCCACACTGCACTCAG GCTACACTGTTTGGTGATCTGAGTGGGCAGGAAATTGAGACCATGGTTTCtactacagaattacagaagaCAAAAGGAACA TTCCTTCACAAGCTAACGGCAAGAGCAATCATCAGAGACTATGAGGATGGCAGCCTTGGCACTAGTGAGGCAGAACATGAG GGGAAGAAAGCAGAGCTAAAGTCCTACATCATTGAGCTCAGTAAGGAGTTCTCCATCCTGTCCCAGTTTACCAGCTTCGTTGCTGTTGAAGAGAGA GATAAGGAAAAGCCTGACTCCGGCTTTACTGACGTGCCTACGATAATTGCAGAGGAAGATGTGGATATTCTCCCTTACATGGGATGGAGAGAACACAGACAG CGTATACCAGCTAcgaagacaaaaaataaaaagagattgAGATACCTTCGAAATAAG AGGAGTCAGGAGTCAGAATCACCCGACATTATCGATTCGTCTGAACTTTCTGTTGGGTTCTGCAAACCATCTGTACAG AGGAGTCAGGAGTCAGAATCACCCGACATTATCGATTCGTCTGAACTTTCTGTTGGGTTCTGCAAACCATCTGTACAG agaaaacaaaatttacatttagtgaAGATCCACCAGAGTGATGAGGTTCAAAGCACTCTTCGTCTTGATGGCAAGCTGAGGCACAGATCCCGATTAAACCTTTTAAATAGACGATACAACCGGATATTTGACGGGATCAACTGGGATGAGCTGTTTAACCTTCAACACAAG GATGGTTATTGGGAATGTTCTGGGACACTAAGTAGATTCCTGGGCCTGGATATGGACTTCCTCACCAATGTGTTCCTGAAAGAGAAAGGCATCTGTTCTTTGG GTGAAAAGGCTCATGCTGTCATCCTGAAGATGGTAGCCACACTGCTGGTGCTGCAGTTGATCCGAGTGAAGAAGATGGCTGACGGGGAGCTGTTACAGTCTCTCTTCCGCCTCGCTGACCACCCCGAGCCCAG gCCAGCCTGCTGGGCAGCACTGAAGAAGGCAGTGGAGTGGGTGTGCTGGGCAGAAAGACAGTACCCATGTGTGTACAGCAGGCTAGAGTTCGGCTGGGACTGGGAGTCGAGCACACGCCAGCTGCTGGGACTGGACCCTCTGCCTCCATTCTCACCTCTGATCCCTGTGCTCCAGAGAAGTACACATCTGAAAGTCATGTAG
- the parp4 gene encoding protein mono-ADP-ribosyltransferase PARP4 isoform X7 — MSDRMAIFNDCSVVLDLKNVPFKEKKKLMTAIVDNGGNISYVVNQKCTFMVASSLENISSSRLRSVQKHQTPVVAQQYVWSCLEKGLLLPVQEHVLKPQSSGITPEQAGLKSIYQPWIETRSIFEKPKTQVKDGTYLSQFRLHKENDRDIPEFPSDFHVAKYSILFKLNTWSVLELQSAKSQAGQQYRVVKSIMHEIEKSVVWDKPVHSCSSEDAVDAYLTLNKELQVQGFTQTQTLPPWAENLTSHSLQQLLLEERLNCSTVSQEVGGFVELIWTETLGSLSSILTVPVTSISLNDVSRVEGLLLQVQKTQCEDEVNGLLEEVNTLLPLRIIVQGSKNKLVSKKLDVCQLIRDILNMMEVTLGNPYLSSLGKYRSLRCSIEQVPSQSPEFLSVCQLLQDRPAEIQQILRVSRGAELHMFRNELGNIKSLLHSTASNSLVGILSRGLLLPRVGVEQHGIERTDIGNLGSGIYFSDSLNTSVRYSKPSVTDGSRLLLVCEVALGQCKDLHKRDFTLTSAPEGYNSVHGVRRKQKTHSDFEDDEYVVYNTDQIRLKYVVRYVLPEDEVKDFQPDVDMTLAPLPLASSSHFLNTDDGEGLGVIKNSLEGVTAGLLDSNGQTLPLQAVHVRCKLMDLLSQVVIFQTYKNNSNVPIEAKYVFPLEETAAVCGFEAFINGRHVIGKVKEKEQARKEYKQAIEKGHGAYLMDQDAPDVFTISVGNLPPGATVLIKVTFITELVVRAGTIVFSLPGSVAPWQQSSAMNQRTQTTVEKICVNELPPKGEFSLSMSIEMPYEIMNLESSHRIKIKRTDCKAVVSTLPEQTLSTDGFRLSFTLLQIHMPRMWVEKHPEKDTEACMLVFYPHFESSGLSVSGVSDVIIVLDTSESMRGDAMQNARRIALKVLNSLDRSLRVNVISFGSDYKEAFPSPNLLEDVFEEAKNFIMSSTAVGGSTELWRPLRTLNLLPPSRGVRNVLLISDGHVQNQPQTLQLVRDNVRHTRLFTCGLNLTANRYMLRALAQAGGGTYEFFDTKTKYNWAEKVNSQVRCMVSPGCSSVAVKWRQFNPTAPSPVQAPSQLHALFSERHTLVYGFVPHCTQATLFGDLSGQEIETMVSTTELQKTKGTFLHKLTARAIIRDYEDGSLGTSEAEHEGKKAELKSYIIELSKEFSILSQFTSFVAVEERDKEKPDSGFTDVPTIIAEEDVDILPYMGWREHRQRSQESESPDIIDSSELSVGFCKPSVQCDTYDSEEFCNTYLPFKTTQVYDDLDIVNNEEEFDGNTYEDSLGFGIFDAPVMEDVQPTPEFQTLHAASPCTASIAADGSPHSFTSALENVTHLRLSDQLNWLSEFVTVSDGHRIGERNVPLADQSAFSRSQESESPDIIDSSELSVGFCKPSVQRKQNLHLVKIHQSDEVQSTLRLDGKLRHRSRLNLLNRRYNRIFDGINWDELFNLQHKDGYWECSGTLSRFLGLDMDFLTNVFLKEKGICSLGEKAHAVILKMVATLLVLQLIRVKKMADGELLQSLFRLADHPEPRPACWAALKKAVEWVCWAERQYPCVYSRLEFGWDWESSTRQLLGLDPLPPFSPLIPVLQRSTHLKVM, encoded by the exons GGTTGAAGTCCATCTATCAGCCTTGGATTGAAACCAGGAGTATTTTTGAGAAACCCAAAACTCAGGTGAAGGATGGCACGTACCTGAGTCAGTTCAG ATTACACAAGGAAAATGATCGTGATATTCCAGAATTTCCTTCAGATTTCCACGTTGCCAAGTACTCCATTTTGTTCAAG CTCAACACATGGTCAGTTCTGGAGCTTCAGAGTGCCAAAAGCCAAGCAGGACAGCAATATCGTGTTGTGAAGTCCATCATGCACGAGATAGAG AAGAGTGTGGTGTGGGATAAGCCGGTGCACAGCTGTAGCTCTGAGGATGCTGTGGATGCGTATCTGACGCTGAACAAGGAGCTGCAGGTCCAAGGCTtcactcagacacaaacacttcCCCCATGGGCTGAAAATCTGACCTCTCACAGCCTCCAGCAG CTTCTGTTGGAGGAAAGGCTTAACTGCAGCACAGTCTCACAGGAAGTAGGCGGCTTTGTGGAACTCATCTGGACAGAAACCCTCGGTTCACTTAGCAGTATCCTGACTGTCCCTGTTACCAGCATCAGTCTCAATGAT GTGAGCAGGGTGGAAGGATTACTGCTGCAGGTACAGAAAACACAGTGTGAGGATGAAGTCAATGGTCTTCTGGAGGAAGTCAACACGCTGCTCCCTCTTAGGATAATAGTGCAAGGCTCAAAAAACAAGCTGGTGTCAAAAAAACTAGACGTCTGTCAG CTTATCAGAGATATTCTGAACATGATGGAGGTGACATTGGGAAACCCCTATCTATCCTCTCTGGGGAAATATCGTTCTCTGAGGTGCAGTATTGAGCAGGTGCCATCTCAAAGCCCAgagtttctgtctgtctgccagctTCTGCAGGACAG GCCAGCTGAGATTCAGCAGATACTGCGTGTGAGTAGAGGAGCAGAGCTTCATATGTTTAGAAATGAACTCGGCAACATTAAGTCTCTCCTTCATTCCACTGCTTCCAACAGCCTGGTAGGAATCCTGTCTCG AGGTCTGTTGCTGCCCAGGGTTGGAGTAGAGCAGCATGGGATTGAAAGAACAGATATTGGGAATCTAGGAAGTGGCATCTACTTCAGTGACTCATTAAA CACCTCAGTCAGGTATTCCAAACCCAGTGTGACGGATGGTTCTCGACTCCTGCTGGTGTGTGAGGTGGCTCTGGGTCAATGTAAAGACCTGCACAAAAGGGATTTCACTTTGACCTCTGCCCCTGAAGGCTACAACAGCGTGCACGGAGTTCGCCGTAAACAAAAGACACACTCTGATTTTGAG GATGATGAATATGTGGTGTATAACACAGACCAGATCAGGCTGAAATATGTAGTACGGTATGTTCTACCTGAAGATGAAGTGAAGGACTTTCAGCCTGATGTTGACATGACTCTAGCACCTCTACCTTTGGCTTCATCCTCACACTTCT TGAACACTGATGATGGTGAGGGTTTAGGAGTGATTAAGAACTCTCTGGAGGGGGTCACCGCTGGGTTATTGGACAGTAACGGTCAGACGCTCCCCCTGCAGGCAGTACATGTGAGATGTAAGCTAATGGACCTTCTCTCTCAG GTTGTCATTTTCCAgacatataaaaataacagcaaTGTTCCTATAGAGGCAAAGTATGTCTTCCCTCTAGAAGAGACCGCTGCAGTGTGTGGATTTGAAGCCTTCATTAATGGAAGGCATGTTATTGGAAAG GTGAAGGAGAAGGAGCAGGCACGTAAAGAATACAAGCAGGCTATAGAGAAAGGCCATGGAGCCTACCTGATGGACCAGGATGCACCT GATGTGTTCACCATCAGTGTGGGAAACTTGCCCCCTGGAGCCACAGTGCTGATCAAAGTGACCTTCATCACTGAGCTGGTTGTGAGAGCAGGCACCATCGTCTTCTCCCTGCCAGGCAGTGTAGCTCCATGGCAGCAAAGCTCAGCAATGAACCAGAGAACTCAG ACGACCGTTGAAAAGATCTGTGTGAACGAGCTTCCGCCAAAAGG AGAGTTCTCTCTGTCCATGTCTATCGAGATGCCCTATGAGATCATGAACCTAGAGTCGTCTCATCGAATCAAAATAAAG AGGACGGATTGTAAGGCCGTAGTGAGCACATTACCAGAACAGACACTCAGCACCGATGGATTCCGGCTCAGCTTTACGCTGTTACAGATCCATATGCCCAGAATGTGGGTGGAGAAACATCCAGAGAAGGACACTGAG GCCTGCATGTTGGTGTTTTATCCACACTTTGAGTCCAGTGGATTGTCTGTGTCTGGCGTGAGTGATGTGATCATTGTACTGGATACGTCAGAGTCCATGCGAGGAGATGCCATGCAGAACGCACGCAGGATTGCTCTGAAGGTGCTCAACTCACTGGACCGTTCATTAAGAGTCAATGTCATCTCATTTGGTTCTG ATTACAAGGAGGCTTTCCCTTCACCGAATTTGCTAGAGGACGTATTTGAAGAAGCCAAGAATTTCATTATG TCCTCGACTGCTGTTGGTGGCAGCACTGAGCTGTGGAGACCCCTGCGCACCCTGAATCTGCTGCCTCCTTCACGTGGTGTGAGAAACGTGTTGCTTATCTCTGATGGACATGTGCAGAACCAGCCTCAAACCCTGCAGCTGGTGCGAGACAACGTCCGACACACACGTCTCTTCACCTGCGGCCTCAA CCTGACAGCTAATCGTTACATGCTGAGAGCTCTGGCTCAGGCAGGTGGAGGAACTTATGAGTTTTTTGACACCAAGACAAAGTACAACTGGGCTGAAAAG GTGAATTCTCAGGTGAGGTGCATGGTATCACCAGGCTGTAGCTCTGTGGCAGTTAAGTGGCGGCAGTTCAACCCTACAGCTCCCTCTCCTGTTCAGGCTCCCTCACAGCTCCATGCTCTCTTCAGTGAACGTCACACTTTGGTCTATGGCTTTGTCCCACACTGCACTCAG GCTACACTGTTTGGTGATCTGAGTGGGCAGGAAATTGAGACCATGGTTTCtactacagaattacagaagaCAAAAGGAACA TTCCTTCACAAGCTAACGGCAAGAGCAATCATCAGAGACTATGAGGATGGCAGCCTTGGCACTAGTGAGGCAGAACATGAG GGGAAGAAAGCAGAGCTAAAGTCCTACATCATTGAGCTCAGTAAGGAGTTCTCCATCCTGTCCCAGTTTACCAGCTTCGTTGCTGTTGAAGAGAGA GATAAGGAAAAGCCTGACTCCGGCTTTACTGACGTGCCTACGATAATTGCAGAGGAAGATGTGGATATTCTCCCTTACATGGGATGGAGAGAACACAGACAG AGGAGTCAGGAGTCAGAATCACCCGACATTATCGATTCGTCTGAACTTTCTGTTGGGTTCTGCAAACCATCTGTACAG TGTGACACTTATGACTCAGAAGAATTTTGTAATACCTATCTACCTTTTAAAACCACTCAAGTTTATGATGACCTCGACATTGTTAATAATGAGGAAGAATTTGATGGAAACACATATGAAGATTCTTTGGGGTTTGGAATTTTTGATGCACCTGTAATGGAAGATGTCCAACCCACTCCTGAGTTTCAGACACTTCATGCAGCCAGTCCATGCACAGCTTCTATTGCAGCAGACGGATCTCCACACTCATTTACTTCAGCTCTGGAGAATGTTACACATTTAAGGCTCAGTGACCAGCTTAACTGGCTTTCAGAATTCGTGACTGTTTCTGACGGACACAGGATTGGAGAGAGAAATGTCCCCTTGGCCGATCAATCTGCATTCAGT AGGAGTCAGGAGTCAGAATCACCCGACATTATCGATTCGTCTGAACTTTCTGTTGGGTTCTGCAAACCATCTGTACAG agaaaacaaaatttacatttagtgaAGATCCACCAGAGTGATGAGGTTCAAAGCACTCTTCGTCTTGATGGCAAGCTGAGGCACAGATCCCGATTAAACCTTTTAAATAGACGATACAACCGGATATTTGACGGGATCAACTGGGATGAGCTGTTTAACCTTCAACACAAG GATGGTTATTGGGAATGTTCTGGGACACTAAGTAGATTCCTGGGCCTGGATATGGACTTCCTCACCAATGTGTTCCTGAAAGAGAAAGGCATCTGTTCTTTGG GTGAAAAGGCTCATGCTGTCATCCTGAAGATGGTAGCCACACTGCTGGTGCTGCAGTTGATCCGAGTGAAGAAGATGGCTGACGGGGAGCTGTTACAGTCTCTCTTCCGCCTCGCTGACCACCCCGAGCCCAG gCCAGCCTGCTGGGCAGCACTGAAGAAGGCAGTGGAGTGGGTGTGCTGGGCAGAAAGACAGTACCCATGTGTGTACAGCAGGCTAGAGTTCGGCTGGGACTGGGAGTCGAGCACACGCCAGCTGCTGGGACTGGACCCTCTGCCTCCATTCTCACCTCTGATCCCTGTGCTCCAGAGAAGTACACATCTGAAAGTCATGTAG